A region from the Aquimarina sp. ERC-38 genome encodes:
- a CDS encoding metalloprotease encodes MNFRKLVIAISCLQTLFLTAQHQVTMNATLDAALHTITIDQNIVYQNKSRDTLDHLVLLDWANSYTDKTTPLGKRFSEEFLKRFFYAKDIERGSTDIKVIQDDRNHMLTWQRFEEQADLIKITLPQPLAPGQSYTLQLAYTVKIPSEKFTRFGFYDNGDYHLKHWYITPAVYQEGWQTYSNKNLDDYFSAISDYSIEFELPDIYHVTTELTESELDSNIPNYKKILLTGNNRTELIIYLEQKNSFYNYQIGELELLSNIEDNDLSSEMKKVATTRIINYLKNNLGDYPYKKIIITKDDYKNNPVYGLNQLPDIVRPFPDGFQYEIKQLKAITENYLEKTLLINPRYDAWLKDGLHIYLMMGYTEKNYSKMKAIGNLSNIIGIRWFHLSDIEFNDQYFLLYKNMARLFLHQPLDLPQDELIKFNKNIANAYKAGVGLRYLETYLEAPNLLSNTIREFYDRNQFTITGSSQFQELLQEKTDKDVSWFFSDFVGSNSLIDFTFKSVKKKKDSLQITIKNTKENSMPVSITALKDKKPVFTTWVDSISNTRKVTIENKDYDKLVLDYDRVIPEVNRRNNYKNLKGLFNKPFQFRFFEDIEDPSRSQMFFIPEFEFDNIYDGFTIGAKFYNTTFIRRNFSYKITPSYGFGSKTLIGGGGITYRHFLADDGLYQIRYIVNGSKRSYNENLFAWRFSPSVTFFWRPKDLRSNVKENLSIRSVNVFRDEPGEEQLANLGDIINTPDYSVFNTRYLYSDFNLTNFTSYLIDYQIAKNFSKIAATINYRKLFLNNRSINLRFFAGAFLFNDTERDGDYFSFALDRPSDYLFDFNYIGRSEEEGLVSQQIIPAEGGFKSQLDTPFANQWIATANANTNIWNWIYAYGDIGLVKNKGNQPNFVYDAGIRLSLVQDYFELFFPVVSNNGWEISQPNYSEKIRFMITLSPKTLIGLFTREWY; translated from the coding sequence TTGAATTTTAGAAAACTAGTTATTGCTATTTCCTGTTTACAGACGTTGTTTCTTACGGCTCAACATCAGGTAACTATGAATGCAACACTGGATGCCGCGCTACATACCATTACTATTGATCAGAACATTGTCTATCAAAATAAGTCCCGGGACACCCTGGATCACCTGGTTCTTTTAGATTGGGCCAACAGTTATACGGATAAGACAACTCCCCTCGGAAAGCGTTTTTCAGAAGAATTTCTAAAACGATTTTTTTATGCGAAGGATATTGAACGTGGAAGTACAGATATTAAAGTAATTCAGGATGATCGGAACCATATGTTAACCTGGCAACGTTTTGAAGAACAGGCTGACCTAATTAAAATCACGTTACCCCAACCTCTTGCTCCCGGACAATCTTATACCTTGCAATTGGCGTACACCGTAAAAATTCCCAGTGAGAAGTTTACCCGTTTTGGATTTTATGATAATGGTGATTATCATTTGAAACATTGGTATATAACTCCTGCTGTTTATCAGGAAGGTTGGCAAACTTATAGCAATAAAAACCTAGACGACTATTTTAGTGCTATTAGCGATTATTCCATTGAATTCGAACTTCCGGATATTTACCATGTCACTACAGAATTAACAGAAAGCGAACTAGATAGCAATATTCCGAATTATAAAAAGATATTGTTGACAGGTAATAACCGGACAGAACTTATTATTTACTTAGAACAGAAAAACTCATTTTATAATTATCAGATAGGCGAACTTGAGTTGCTTAGTAATATTGAGGATAATGATTTAAGTTCGGAGATGAAAAAAGTTGCCACCACCCGAATTATCAATTATCTTAAAAATAATCTGGGAGATTATCCTTATAAAAAGATTATTATTACAAAAGATGATTATAAAAATAATCCGGTCTATGGTTTAAATCAACTTCCTGATATTGTAAGACCCTTCCCGGATGGCTTTCAATATGAAATCAAACAGTTAAAAGCTATTACTGAGAACTATCTTGAAAAAACCTTACTAATTAATCCCAGATATGATGCCTGGTTGAAGGACGGATTACACATTTATCTAATGATGGGGTATACAGAAAAAAATTACTCAAAAATGAAAGCTATTGGTAATCTCAGTAATATTATTGGTATTCGATGGTTTCATCTTTCTGATATTGAGTTTAATGACCAATACTTTTTACTTTACAAGAATATGGCAAGGTTGTTTTTACATCAACCTCTAGACTTGCCACAAGATGAGCTAATAAAATTTAATAAAAACATTGCAAATGCATATAAGGCCGGAGTAGGTTTGCGTTATTTAGAAACCTATCTGGAAGCTCCTAATCTACTTTCTAATACAATAAGAGAATTCTACGACCGGAATCAATTTACTATTACTGGCTCTTCACAATTTCAGGAACTGCTTCAAGAAAAAACGGATAAAGATGTAAGTTGGTTTTTTAGTGATTTTGTAGGTTCTAATTCGTTAATTGACTTTACGTTTAAATCCGTTAAAAAGAAAAAGGATTCTTTACAAATTACGATTAAAAACACAAAAGAAAATTCAATGCCGGTATCCATAACTGCTTTGAAAGATAAAAAACCGGTTTTTACCACTTGGGTTGACAGTATTTCTAATACCCGTAAAGTCACTATTGAAAATAAAGATTACGATAAATTAGTATTAGATTACGATAGGGTAATCCCCGAAGTAAACCGAAGAAATAACTATAAGAATTTAAAAGGTCTCTTTAATAAACCCTTTCAGTTTCGGTTTTTTGAGGATATTGAAGACCCTAGCAGAAGTCAAATGTTTTTTATACCTGAATTTGAATTTGACAATATCTATGATGGTTTTACTATAGGAGCCAAGTTTTATAATACTACTTTTATCAGGCGAAATTTCTCGTATAAAATTACCCCTAGTTACGGTTTTGGGTCTAAAACTTTAATTGGAGGTGGTGGAATTACGTATCGACATTTTTTAGCCGATGATGGCTTATATCAAATAAGATATATTGTAAACGGAAGTAAACGTAGCTATAATGAAAATTTATTTGCCTGGAGGTTTTCCCCCTCCGTTACTTTTTTTTGGAGACCTAAGGATTTACGAAGTAATGTAAAGGAAAACTTAAGTATTCGGAGTGTAAATGTTTTTAGGGATGAACCGGGTGAAGAGCAGTTGGCTAACTTAGGCGATATTATTAATACTCCTGATTATAGTGTTTTTAATACCCGATACCTTTACTCGGATTTTAACCTTACTAACTTTACTTCTTATCTTATTGACTATCAAATTGCTAAAAATTTTAGTAAGATAGCAGCTACGATTAACTACCGAAAGTTATTTTTAAATAATCGATCTATCAACCTACGATTTTTTGCAGGAGCCTTTTTATTCAATGATACGGAAAGAGATGGAGATTACTTTAGTTTTGCGTTAGATCGACCTTCTGATTATTTATTTGACTTCAATTATATCGGAAGAAGCGAAGAAGAAGGTCTGGTGAGCCAGCAAATCATTCCAGCCGAAGGTGGATTTAAATCACAACTTGATACCCCGTTTGCCAACCAATGGATTGCTACGGCTAATGCTAATACTAATATCTGGAATTGGATATATGCCTACGGAGATATTGGGTTAGTAAAGAATAAAGGAAATCAACCTAATTTTGTATATGATGCCGGAATACGATTAAGTCTGGTACAGGATTATTTTGAATTATTTTTTCCGGTAGTTTCTAACAACGGATGGGAAATTAGCCAACCTAACTATTCGGAGAAAATTCGTTTTATGATTACCTTAAGTCCTAAAACGCTTATCGGATTATTTACGAGGGAATGGTATTAA
- a CDS encoding TIGR00730 family Rossman fold protein, translated as MRKEQRHKGWNEIKTNDSWAIFKIMGEFVTGFEKMSKIGPCVSIFGSARTKTDNKYYQLAVDVAEKIVQHGYGVITGGGPGIMEAGNKGAHLAGGTSVGLNIDLPFEQHDNPYIDSDKSLDFDYFFVRKVMFVKYSQGFVVMPGGFGTLDELFEAITLIQTNKIGKFPIILVGTEFWSGLVDWIKTTLLDSFQNISSGDIDLIHVVDTPEEVLSILDEFYNEFNLSPNF; from the coding sequence ATGAGAAAAGAACAACGTCACAAAGGATGGAACGAAATTAAAACTAACGATTCTTGGGCTATTTTTAAAATCATGGGTGAATTTGTCACCGGGTTTGAAAAAATGAGTAAAATTGGTCCCTGTGTTTCGATTTTTGGTTCTGCCCGGACAAAAACAGATAATAAATACTATCAGTTAGCCGTAGATGTGGCTGAAAAAATCGTACAGCACGGTTATGGAGTTATTACCGGAGGTGGTCCTGGAATTATGGAAGCCGGAAATAAAGGAGCACATCTGGCAGGAGGTACTTCGGTGGGGTTAAATATTGATTTGCCATTTGAGCAACATGATAACCCTTATATTGACAGTGATAAAAGCCTGGATTTTGACTATTTCTTTGTCAGAAAGGTCATGTTTGTCAAGTATTCTCAGGGTTTTGTAGTTATGCCCGGGGGCTTTGGCACGTTAGATGAATTGTTTGAAGCCATCACATTAATTCAGACGAATAAGATTGGTAAATTCCCGATTATTTTAGTTGGAACCGAATTTTGGAGCGGATTGGTAGACTGGATAAAAACTACATTACTGGACAGTTTTCAAAATATCAGTTCAGGTGATATTGACCTGATTCACGTAGTGGACACCCCGGAAGAAGTACTTTCTATTCTGGATGAATTCTATAACGAATTTAATTTAAGTCCGAACTTTTAA
- the uvrA gene encoding excinuclease ABC subunit UvrA — protein MAEFEENIEVLGARVHNLKNIDVTIPREKLVVITGLSGSGKSSLAFDTIYAEGQRRYIETFSAYARQFLGSLERPDVDKIDGLSPVIAIEQKTTSKSPRSTVGTITEIYDFLRLLFARASDAYSYNTGERMVSYSDEQIRDLILNNYNGKRINILAPVIRSRKGHYRELFEQIAKQGFVKVRTDGEIKDITKGMKLDRYKTHDIEIVIDRLVIDKDGSEDPKRLMETINTAMYHGNDILMVIEQETGESRFFSRNLMCPSSGISYPNSEPNNFSFNSPKGACQNCNGIGSLYEVNEKKIIPDTTKSIKAGGLVPQGPQKNNWIFKQLDLIGKKFNFKLSDPIASIPKEALQVILYGGSDKFSVNSKTLGVTRSYKIDFEGVATFIENTYKNNDSASLKRWAKEFMDHITCPVCKGSRLNKESLYFKVDGKNIAELALMDIVELADWFEGLTDRLSERQQSIASEIIKEIKTRVQFLIDVGLTYLSLNRSSKSLSGGEAQRIRLATQIGSQLVGVLYILDEPSIGLHQRDNEKLINSLVQLRDLGNSVIVVEHDKDMIERADYVIDIGPRAGKYGGEIISEGPPEELYLHQTLTADYLSGKREIEIPKKRRKGNGKKISLKGATGNNLKNVSIDLPLGKMIVVTGVSGSGKSTLINETLYPIMNAHYFNGVKEPMPYKSITGLDHTDKVIDINQTPIGRTPRSNPATYTGVFSEIRNLFSKTPEAMIRGYKPGRFSFNVAGGRCETCKGGGLRVIEMNFLPDVYVECETCQGKRFNRETLEIRYKGKSISDVLEMTINDSCDFFDQIPRIYRKLKTIKDVGLGYITLGQQSTTLSGGEAQRIKLATELSKRDTGNTFYILDEPTTGLHFEDIRVLMEVLNELVDKGNTVLIIEHNLDVVKIADYIIDIGPEGGKNGGTVVTKGTPEKVSNDPNSHTARFLKKELAPKQIASVK, from the coding sequence ATGGCGGAATTCGAAGAAAACATTGAAGTTTTAGGGGCTAGAGTGCACAATCTTAAAAATATTGATGTAACCATTCCCCGAGAAAAACTTGTGGTTATTACCGGCCTCTCTGGTTCTGGTAAATCTTCACTGGCCTTTGATACCATTTATGCCGAAGGGCAACGTAGGTATATCGAAACCTTTTCCGCTTACGCCCGCCAGTTTTTAGGGAGTCTGGAACGTCCCGATGTGGATAAAATAGACGGATTATCCCCGGTTATTGCCATTGAGCAAAAAACGACCAGTAAAAGTCCGCGTAGTACGGTAGGCACCATTACAGAAATTTACGATTTTTTACGGCTCTTATTCGCCCGCGCCAGTGATGCCTATAGTTACAACACTGGAGAACGCATGGTCAGTTATAGCGATGAGCAGATCCGAGATCTTATTCTTAATAATTATAACGGAAAACGTATTAATATCCTGGCTCCAGTCATTCGTTCTCGTAAAGGTCATTACCGCGAGTTATTTGAACAAATTGCAAAACAGGGATTTGTTAAAGTTCGTACCGATGGTGAGATTAAGGATATTACCAAAGGCATGAAACTGGATCGTTACAAAACGCATGATATCGAAATTGTCATTGATCGGTTGGTTATTGACAAGGATGGTAGCGAGGATCCTAAAAGACTTATGGAAACCATAAACACCGCTATGTATCATGGTAATGATATCTTAATGGTGATTGAACAGGAAACCGGGGAATCTCGCTTTTTTAGCCGGAATTTAATGTGTCCATCAAGCGGAATTTCGTATCCTAACTCCGAACCAAACAATTTCTCTTTTAATTCTCCAAAAGGTGCCTGTCAGAATTGTAACGGTATTGGCAGTTTATATGAAGTAAATGAAAAAAAAATCATCCCGGATACTACCAAATCTATTAAAGCCGGGGGGCTCGTGCCGCAAGGACCACAGAAAAACAATTGGATCTTTAAACAACTGGACTTAATAGGTAAAAAATTCAATTTTAAATTAAGTGATCCTATTGCAAGTATCCCAAAGGAGGCTTTACAAGTTATTTTATACGGCGGAAGCGATAAATTTTCGGTAAATAGTAAAACTCTGGGAGTTACCCGGTCGTATAAAATTGATTTTGAAGGGGTAGCTACTTTTATTGAAAATACTTATAAAAATAATGATTCGGCTTCTTTAAAGCGATGGGCAAAGGAATTTATGGATCATATCACCTGTCCGGTCTGTAAAGGTTCCCGTTTAAACAAAGAATCTTTATACTTTAAGGTAGATGGTAAAAATATTGCCGAACTGGCGTTGATGGACATTGTTGAACTTGCTGATTGGTTTGAAGGCCTAACAGATCGCCTTTCAGAAAGACAACAAAGCATTGCAAGTGAAATTATAAAAGAAATTAAAACCAGAGTTCAATTTCTAATTGATGTGGGACTTACTTACCTATCCCTTAACCGAAGCAGTAAATCCTTATCAGGCGGAGAAGCACAACGGATCCGGCTTGCCACGCAGATAGGTTCGCAGTTGGTAGGAGTACTCTATATCCTGGACGAACCCAGTATTGGCTTACATCAAAGAGATAATGAGAAACTAATTAATTCCCTGGTACAACTTCGGGATTTGGGTAATTCTGTTATTGTTGTGGAGCATGATAAAGACATGATCGAACGGGCGGATTACGTTATTGATATTGGGCCCCGGGCAGGTAAATACGGAGGCGAAATTATTAGTGAAGGACCGCCGGAAGAATTGTACCTGCATCAGACCTTAACTGCCGATTACCTTTCCGGTAAACGGGAAATTGAAATTCCGAAAAAAAGAAGAAAAGGAAATGGGAAGAAAATTAGTTTAAAAGGGGCTACGGGTAATAATTTAAAAAATGTTTCTATTGACCTGCCTTTAGGAAAGATGATCGTAGTAACCGGAGTTTCCGGAAGTGGTAAATCTACCTTGATTAATGAAACCCTATACCCGATCATGAATGCACATTACTTTAACGGGGTAAAAGAACCAATGCCTTATAAAAGTATTACAGGGTTGGATCATACAGATAAAGTAATTGATATCAATCAAACGCCTATCGGAAGAACTCCGAGGTCAAATCCGGCAACGTATACTGGTGTATTTTCCGAGATTCGAAATTTATTTTCAAAAACCCCTGAAGCAATGATCCGGGGATATAAACCGGGACGCTTTAGTTTTAATGTAGCCGGAGGACGCTGTGAAACTTGTAAAGGTGGTGGATTACGGGTGATAGAGATGAATTTTTTACCGGACGTATATGTAGAATGTGAGACCTGCCAGGGCAAGCGTTTTAACCGGGAAACCCTGGAAATACGATATAAGGGAAAATCCATTTCGGATGTATTAGAAATGACTATTAATGATAGTTGTGACTTTTTTGATCAGATTCCCCGGATATACCGAAAGTTAAAGACTATAAAGGATGTAGGACTGGGGTATATAACACTTGGACAACAATCCACCACCCTTTCCGGAGGAGAAGCGCAACGAATTAAATTGGCTACAGAACTATCAAAAAGAGATACCGGAAATACCTTTTATATTCTGGATGAACCTACCACCGGATTACATTTTGAAGATATCCGGGTATTGATGGAAGTTTTAAATGAATTAGTCGACAAAGGAAATACCGTTTTAATAATAGAGCATAACCTGGATGTTGTCAAGATTGCTGATTATATTATTGATATTGGACCGGAAGGTGGAAAGAACGGAGGAACGGTAGTCACTAAAGGAACGCCCGAAAAAGTAAGCAATGACCCTAATAGTCATACTGCCAGATTCTTAAAGAAAGAATTAGCACCTAAACAAATAGCAAGTGTAAAATAG
- the aroB gene encoding 3-dehydroquinate synthase has translation MQSITSLASVVHFGHTAYLELNKYLESAEHSRIFILVDTNTHQNCFAHFMSNIEASYDTEIIEVEPGEIHKNIETCTGIWNVLSELGADRKSLMINLGGGVVTDMGGFIACTFKRGIKYINVPTTLLAMVDASVGGKTGVDLGNLKNMVGVISESEMVLVDPEYLETLPVNQMCSGFAEMLKHGLIKDRGYWKKLSDLSAVDHSELGQMIYDSVIIKNNIVKKDPTEQNIRKFLNFGHTLGHAIESFYLTNPDKPILLHGEAIAIGMILESYISKELTGLTNNELTEISEVILATFNKVAIAREDRMKIKELLIFDKKNENGNVYFVLLKEIGEAVFNQLVSEDIIEAAFDYYESL, from the coding sequence ATGCAATCGATAACCTCCTTAGCCTCCGTAGTACATTTTGGGCATACTGCATACCTTGAATTAAACAAATATTTAGAAAGTGCCGAGCATTCTAGAATATTTATCCTGGTAGACACAAATACTCATCAGAATTGTTTCGCGCATTTTATGAGTAATATTGAAGCTTCGTATGATACTGAAATTATTGAAGTAGAACCGGGTGAAATTCATAAAAATATTGAGACCTGTACCGGTATCTGGAATGTTTTATCAGAATTAGGGGCGGATCGTAAAAGCCTGATGATCAATTTGGGGGGTGGTGTAGTTACAGATATGGGTGGTTTTATCGCCTGTACCTTTAAAAGAGGAATCAAATATATAAATGTACCTACTACCCTACTTGCTATGGTGGATGCTTCCGTAGGCGGAAAAACAGGTGTGGACTTGGGTAATTTAAAAAATATGGTGGGGGTTATTAGCGAATCCGAAATGGTATTGGTCGATCCTGAGTATTTAGAAACCCTTCCGGTGAACCAAATGTGTAGTGGTTTTGCCGAAATGTTAAAACACGGTTTGATCAAAGACCGTGGATATTGGAAAAAGCTAAGTGATTTATCTGCGGTTGATCATTCGGAATTAGGTCAAATGATTTATGATTCGGTAATTATTAAAAATAATATTGTAAAAAAAGACCCCACCGAACAAAACATTCGGAAATTCCTTAATTTTGGGCATACCCTAGGACATGCAATAGAGTCTTTTTACTTGACAAATCCGGACAAGCCTATCCTTTTACACGGGGAAGCCATTGCCATTGGGATGATTCTTGAAAGTTATATTTCTAAAGAACTAACCGGTTTGACTAATAACGAATTGACTGAAATTAGTGAGGTAATCCTGGCTACTTTTAATAAAGTGGCTATTGCCAGAGAAGACCGCATGAAAATTAAAGAGCTACTTATTTTCGATAAAAAAAACGAAAACGGAAATGTCTATTTTGTACTCTTAAAAGAAATAGGAGAAGCCGTATTTAACCAGTTAGTATCCGAAGATATTATAGAAGCGGCTTTTGATTATTATGAAAGTTTATAA
- a CDS encoding proline dehydrogenase family protein, with protein MNVLFDNTKIAFKLKSDADLERAYFLFKMIANEPLVRIGTAVTNFALKAHLPVQGLIRATVFDHFCGGVDEEDCLPVIDKMYTQGKVSSVLDYSVEGKEEEAQFDAACQKILKILDFVDEKEAIPFGVFKPTGFGRFELWKKKSAGLLLTPEEEEEWNRIIERFHLVCRKAHDCNVPLLIDAEESWMQDAADDLVTDLMNIYNKKKAIVYNTLQMYRHDRHAYFQKLHQKAIKEGFVIGIKIVRGAYMEKENERAKEKGYASPICKDKQTTDQNFDNTLEYILSNLEHISVFIGTHNEASCYKAIDLMSQYNLDKTDERIWFGQLYGMSDHISFNLAEEGYQVAKYLPFGPVRDVMPYLIRRAEENTSVAGQTTRELDLISKERKRRKV; from the coding sequence ATAAATGTACTATTTGACAATACTAAAATCGCTTTTAAATTAAAAAGCGATGCTGATCTGGAAAGGGCTTACTTCTTATTTAAAATGATTGCAAATGAACCGCTGGTAAGGATTGGTACGGCAGTAACTAATTTTGCCCTAAAAGCGCATTTACCCGTTCAGGGATTGATTCGGGCCACTGTTTTTGACCACTTTTGTGGGGGAGTTGATGAAGAAGATTGTCTGCCGGTTATTGATAAAATGTATACGCAAGGTAAAGTATCCTCAGTTTTGGACTATTCTGTAGAAGGTAAAGAAGAAGAAGCCCAGTTTGATGCGGCTTGTCAAAAAATTTTAAAAATCCTTGATTTTGTAGACGAAAAAGAAGCCATTCCTTTTGGGGTGTTTAAACCAACCGGATTCGGACGTTTTGAACTATGGAAAAAAAAGTCTGCTGGTCTACTTTTAACTCCTGAAGAGGAAGAAGAATGGAACCGGATCATAGAACGGTTTCACCTGGTATGTCGTAAAGCTCACGATTGTAATGTACCCTTGCTTATTGATGCCGAAGAGAGTTGGATGCAGGATGCGGCAGACGATCTGGTAACCGATCTGATGAACATTTATAATAAGAAGAAAGCAATCGTGTACAATACCCTGCAGATGTACCGACACGACCGACATGCCTATTTTCAAAAACTACATCAAAAAGCAATAAAAGAAGGCTTTGTTATCGGTATTAAAATTGTAAGGGGTGCCTATATGGAAAAAGAGAATGAACGTGCCAAAGAAAAAGGCTATGCTTCTCCTATTTGTAAAGATAAACAAACCACCGATCAGAATTTTGACAATACACTTGAATATATTTTATCTAACTTAGAACATATTTCGGTGTTTATTGGTACGCATAACGAAGCAAGTTGTTATAAAGCTATTGACTTGATGTCACAATACAACCTGGATAAAACGGATGAGCGAATATGGTTCGGGCAATTATACGGAATGAGTGACCATATCAGTTTTAATCTAGCTGAAGAAGGGTATCAGGTAGCAAAGTACCTGCCTTTTGGCCCGGTAAGAGATGTAATGCCTTATTTGATCCGTCGAGCTGAAGAAAATACCTCAGTTGCCGGACAAACCACTCGGGAGTTAGACCTTATTAGTAAAGAAAGAAAACGACGTAAAGTTTAA
- the rocD gene encoding ornithine--oxo-acid transaminase, translated as MSVLKDKVSQDFIELEEKYGAHNYHPLPVVLARGEGVYVWDVEGNKYYDFLSAYSAVNQGHCHPKIVDAMTNQAKTLTLTSRAFHNDQLGPYEEFATNYFNYDKLLPMNTGAEAVETAVKICRKWAYEKKGISKNDAQIVVCKNNFHGRTTTIISFSNDPVARKNFGPYTSGFLKIAYDNLEALEEVLENNDNIAGFLVEPIQGEAGVYVPSEDYLIKAKALCKKYNVLFIADEVQTGIARTGRLLATCGNCSCPEKNCSGTPEVKADILILGKALSGGAYPVSAVLANDDIMEVIRPGNHGSTFGGNPVAAAVAIAALEVVRDEELAENADQLGKLFRSELQKYVDRSSIVQLVRGKGLLNAIVINDDENSDTAWNICMALKDNGLLAKPTHGNIIRFAPPLVMTKEELLDCVHIIIKTLQDFE; from the coding sequence ATGTCGGTTTTAAAAGACAAAGTATCACAGGATTTTATAGAACTTGAAGAAAAGTACGGAGCCCATAATTACCATCCTCTCCCGGTGGTTTTAGCCAGGGGCGAAGGGGTGTACGTCTGGGACGTAGAAGGTAATAAATATTATGATTTTTTAAGCGCATATTCTGCGGTGAATCAGGGGCATTGTCATCCTAAGATTGTAGATGCGATGACCAATCAGGCCAAAACCCTAACCTTAACTTCCAGGGCATTTCACAACGATCAATTAGGTCCTTACGAAGAATTTGCTACGAATTATTTTAATTACGACAAATTATTACCCATGAATACCGGGGCAGAGGCCGTAGAAACCGCCGTAAAAATTTGTCGTAAATGGGCGTATGAGAAAAAAGGAATTTCAAAAAACGACGCACAAATTGTAGTTTGCAAAAACAACTTTCATGGGCGAACGACTACGATTATTTCTTTTTCTAATGATCCGGTTGCCCGAAAGAACTTTGGCCCTTACACTTCAGGTTTTCTTAAGATTGCATACGACAATCTGGAAGCCTTAGAAGAGGTACTGGAAAATAATGATAATATTGCCGGATTCCTGGTAGAGCCTATCCAGGGAGAAGCGGGGGTTTACGTACCTTCGGAAGATTATTTAATAAAGGCAAAGGCTCTTTGTAAAAAGTATAATGTATTATTTATTGCTGACGAAGTACAAACCGGAATTGCCAGGACAGGCAGGTTACTAGCAACCTGCGGTAATTGTTCCTGTCCGGAAAAAAACTGCTCAGGTACTCCCGAAGTAAAGGCGGATATTTTAATATTAGGAAAAGCCTTAAGCGGGGGAGCTTATCCAGTTTCAGCAGTCTTGGCGAATGATGATATTATGGAAGTCATCCGGCCCGGAAATCACGGAAGTACCTTCGGAGGAAATCCGGTGGCTGCGGCAGTCGCAATAGCCGCCCTGGAAGTTGTACGTGATGAAGAATTGGCGGAAAATGCGGATCAGTTAGGAAAATTATTTAGATCCGAATTGCAAAAATACGTGGATCGTTCTTCGATTGTTCAGCTAGTTCGAGGAAAAGGCTTACTAAATGCCATTGTTATTAATGATGATGAAAATAGCGATACCGCCTGGAATATTTGTATGGCTTTAAAAGATAACGGGTTATTGGCAAAACCTACGCATGGTAATATCATTCGTTTTGCACCGCCGTTAGTAATGACCAAAGAAGAATTGCTGGACTGCGTTCATATTATTATAAAAACCTTACAGGATTTTGAGTAA
- a CDS encoding CCC motif membrane protein, with translation MEKQKLPNSTLVLIFGILSLLGCCCWGIPGIIFAIIALYFAKKDTELYNTDPSLYSGFENIKAGRILAIIGIVLSLLVLIYMIYIFVTVGFEGYQLMIEEMQRSYESGTSE, from the coding sequence ATGGAAAAACAAAAATTACCCAATTCGACTTTAGTTTTAATTTTCGGAATTTTATCTCTTTTAGGCTGTTGTTGCTGGGGGATTCCCGGAATTATATTTGCTATCATCGCTTTATACTTTGCTAAAAAAGACACAGAGCTATACAATACCGATCCTAGTCTATATAGTGGATTTGAAAATATTAAGGCCGGAAGAATTCTGGCAATTATCGGAATTGTTCTAAGTTTGTTAGTACTAATCTATATGATCTATATATTTGTTACGGTAGGTTTTGAAGGATATCAATTAATGATTGAAGAAATGCAAAGAAGTTATGAAAGCGGAACGTCCGAATAG
- a CDS encoding DUF2752 domain-containing protein, protein MLPCLNKYFLGIDCLGCGMQRSLWLLAKGEFKAAFYMYPAIYPLLGFLLFILSEFFVTIKYSWYLKLTLITAIVVFMVGNYILKMKFIFT, encoded by the coding sequence ATGTTACCATGTTTAAATAAGTATTTCTTAGGAATTGATTGCCTGGGTTGTGGTATGCAACGTTCCTTATGGCTACTCGCTAAAGGGGAATTTAAAGCAGCTTTTTATATGTACCCGGCTATTTATCCGCTTTTAGGCTTCTTACTTTTTATTTTATCTGAATTCTTTGTAACAATTAAATACAGTTGGTATTTAAAGTTAACGCTAATTACTGCTATTGTAGTTTTTATGGTGGGCAATTATATATTAAAAATGAAATTTATCTTTACTTAA